In Eleutherodactylus coqui strain aEleCoq1 chromosome 11, aEleCoq1.hap1, whole genome shotgun sequence, a single window of DNA contains:
- the DHODH gene encoding dihydroorotate dehydrogenase (quinone), mitochondrial, producing the protein MLRRLKEALIILGSGGLLFSSYLTVKGDEYFYAECLMPTLQKVVPPELAHTMSIKCVASGLVPRCRQYTSQHLETTVLGHKFRNPVGLAAGFDKHAEAIDGLFKMGFGFVEIGSVTPNPQDGNPKPRVFRLPQDKAIINRYGFNSHGIEVVRQRLLQRAEKQKTLTAAGMPLGVNLGKNKTSEDAAADYTRGVRELGPLADYLVINVSSPNTPGLRDLQGRQQLYHLLAKVVNARNSLPHEHRPAILVKIAPDLCLRDKEDIASVVTQLGIDGLIVTNTTISRPSTLKDPSSIETGGLSGAPLQEMSTETIREMYALTSGKVPIIGVGGVGCGLDALQKIRAGACLVQLYTALTYEGPPVIGKVARELEKLLIEQGFSSVSEAVGADHRTKNQNTVAKKS; encoded by the exons ATGCTG CGCCGGTTGAAGGAAGCCCTCATCATCCTGGGGAGCGGCGGTCTcctgttctcctcctacctcacCGTAAAAGGGGATGAATATTTCTATGCAGAATGTTTAATGCCAACGTTGCAGAAAGTGGTGCCACCGGAACTGGCGCACACGATGTCTATAAAGTGTGTAGCTTCTGGACTTGTCCCACGATGCCGGCAGTATACATCACAACATCTG GAGACAACAGTACTAGGTCACAAGTTTCGCAACCCAGTGGGCCTGGCTGCTGGCTTTGATAAGCATGCAGAGGCTATAGATGGGCTCTTCAAAATGGGCTTTGGTTTTGTAGAAATTGGAAGCGTTACCCCAAACCCTCAGGATGGAAACCCGAAGCCCAGAGTGTTTCGCCTTCCTCAAGACAAAGCCATTATTAATAG ATACGGGTTTAACAGTCACGGTATAGAAGTGGTTCGccaacggctgctgcagaggGCAGAGAAGCAGAAGACGCTTACAGCCG CGGGAATGCCACTGGGTGTAAACTTGGGAAAGAACAAGACGTCGGAGGATGCAGCCGCAGATTACACAAGGGGAGTCCGTGAGCTCGGACCCCTGGCTGACTACCTAGTTATCAATGTGTCTAGCCCAAATACCCCGGGCTTGAGGGACCTTCAAGGCAGACAGCAActgtaccatctgctggctaag GTAGTGAATGCTCGGAACTCGCTGCCCCATGAACACAGGCCTGCAATACTTGTGAAGATAGCGCCTGATCTGTGTCTACGAGATAAAGAGGACATTGCAAGTGTAGTGACACAG CTTGGCATTGATGGTCTGATAGTCACCAACACCACAATTAGTCGTCCTTCAACGCTAAAGGACCCGTCTAGCATAGAGACAGGTGGATTGAGTGGAGCTCCACTTCAAGAGATGTCTACAGAGACTATTAGAGAAATGTATGCTTTGACCTCAG GAAAAGTTCCAATCATTGGTGTTGGGGGTGTTGGCTGTGGTTTGGACGCTCTTCAGAAGATCCGTGCCGGTGCCTGTCTCGTTCAGCTATACACAGCACTTACTTATGAAGGACCCCCTGTTATAGGAAAAGTGGCTCGGGAACTGGAGAAGTTACTTAT TGAACAAGGATTTTCCAGTGTCTCTGAAGCAGTGGGTGCCGATCATAGGACTAAAAATCAGAACACGGTTGCAAAAAAATCCTAA